In Primulina huaijiensis isolate GDHJ02 unplaced genomic scaffold, ASM1229523v2 scaffold3501, whole genome shotgun sequence, a single genomic region encodes these proteins:
- the LOC140968319 gene encoding D-amino-acid transaminase, chloroplastic isoform X2 codes for MASSRTLANSISPPSSLQSGLTRQSSNLPFVSKNISFWRNGSLNLPLKTQNFPSNVFKDSSQGQFSIEPVVSPQLFDVPVFTSSEVIERFRKGRETYKSKQKYLAMYSSLFGGITTDPAAMVIPMDDHMVHRGHGVFDTAAIVDGHLYELDQHLDRIIGSATMAKINLPFNRESIKLILIQTVATSKCRNGSLRYWLSAGPGDFQLSSSGCHESALHAIVIQDESPSNYKGVKAVTSSIPIKPPQFAVMKSVNYLPNVLSKMEAEENDAYAAIWLDDEGYIAEGPNMNVAFVTKDNELVMPKFDKILSGCTAKRVLVLAEGLVDEGKIRGIRVGDMTTEEGKQANEMMLIGSGVLVRAVTQWDDQVIGDGNEGPVARTLLNLILEDMKSGPATVRIPVPY; via the exons ATGGCTTCTTCAAGAACTCTTGCCAACTCCATCTCACCACCATCATCACTTCAATCAGGGCTGACTCGGCAATCTTCAAATTTACCTTTtgtctcaaaaaatatttcattttggaGAAATGGGTCTCTGAATTTACCACTCAAAACTCAGAATTTCCCATCGAATGTTTTCAAGGATTCAAGCCAAGGCCAGTTTTCTATTG AACCAGTAGTGTCTCCTCAATTATTTGATGTTCCCGTCTTTACTTCTTCAGAG GTGATTGAAAGATTCAGAAAAGGTAGAGAAACATACAAAAGCAAGCAGAAATATTTGGCTATGTACTCTAGCCTCTTTGGTGGAATAACTACTGACCCTGCAGCCATGGTGATCCCTATGGACGATCACATGGTTCATAGAGGGCATGGGGTCTTTGATACGGCCGCCATTGTGGACGG ACATCTTTACGAGTTAGACCAACATCTAGACCGTATCATTGGTTCAGCAACCATGGCCAAGATAAATCTCCCCTTCAACAGAGAAAGCATTAAACTGATACTCATACAAACAGTGGCCACTTCGAAGTGCAGAAATGGATCATTAAGATACTGGCTCTCAGCGGGACCTGGCGATTTCCAGTTATCTTCCTCTGGCTGCCATGAATCAGCCCTTCATGCGATTGTAATCCAAGATGAATCTCCTTCAAATTACAAAGGCGTCAAAGCAGTAACTTCATCAATCCCGATAAAACCACCCCAATTCGCTGTTATGAAGAGCGTGAATTATCTCCCAAATGTACTGTCAAAAATGGAGGCGGAAGAAAATGACGCTTATGCCGCTATTTGGCTGGATGACGAAGGATACATTGCCGAAGGGCCTAATATGAACGTGGCTTTTGTTACGAAAGACAACGAGCTTGTGATGCCTAAATTTGACAAAATTCTCAGTGGGTGCACTGCAAAGAGAGTTCTAGTTCTTGCTGAAGGGCTGGTGGATGAGGGAAAAATTCGAGGGATACGAGTGGGAGACATGACCACAGAGGAAGGGAAGCAAGCAAATGAAATGATGCTTATTGGAAGTGGAGTACTTGTTCGTGCAGTAACACAATGGGACGATCAAGTAATTGGCGATG GCAATGAAGGCCCGGTAGCTCGAACTCTGCTGAATCTGATACTCGAGGACATGAAATCAGGACCGGCCACAGTGAGAATTCCGGTTCCGTATTAA
- the LOC140968319 gene encoding D-amino-acid transaminase, chloroplastic isoform X1 gives MASSRTLANSISPPSSLQSGLTRQSSNLPFVSKNISFWRNGSLNLPLKTQNFPSNVFKDSSQGQFSIAEPVVSPQLFDVPVFTSSEVIERFRKGRETYKSKQKYLAMYSSLFGGITTDPAAMVIPMDDHMVHRGHGVFDTAAIVDGHLYELDQHLDRIIGSATMAKINLPFNRESIKLILIQTVATSKCRNGSLRYWLSAGPGDFQLSSSGCHESALHAIVIQDESPSNYKGVKAVTSSIPIKPPQFAVMKSVNYLPNVLSKMEAEENDAYAAIWLDDEGYIAEGPNMNVAFVTKDNELVMPKFDKILSGCTAKRVLVLAEGLVDEGKIRGIRVGDMTTEEGKQANEMMLIGSGVLVRAVTQWDDQVIGDGNEGPVARTLLNLILEDMKSGPATVRIPVPY, from the exons ATGGCTTCTTCAAGAACTCTTGCCAACTCCATCTCACCACCATCATCACTTCAATCAGGGCTGACTCGGCAATCTTCAAATTTACCTTTtgtctcaaaaaatatttcattttggaGAAATGGGTCTCTGAATTTACCACTCAAAACTCAGAATTTCCCATCGAATGTTTTCAAGGATTCAAGCCAAGGCCAGTTTTCTATTG CAGAACCAGTAGTGTCTCCTCAATTATTTGATGTTCCCGTCTTTACTTCTTCAGAG GTGATTGAAAGATTCAGAAAAGGTAGAGAAACATACAAAAGCAAGCAGAAATATTTGGCTATGTACTCTAGCCTCTTTGGTGGAATAACTACTGACCCTGCAGCCATGGTGATCCCTATGGACGATCACATGGTTCATAGAGGGCATGGGGTCTTTGATACGGCCGCCATTGTGGACGG ACATCTTTACGAGTTAGACCAACATCTAGACCGTATCATTGGTTCAGCAACCATGGCCAAGATAAATCTCCCCTTCAACAGAGAAAGCATTAAACTGATACTCATACAAACAGTGGCCACTTCGAAGTGCAGAAATGGATCATTAAGATACTGGCTCTCAGCGGGACCTGGCGATTTCCAGTTATCTTCCTCTGGCTGCCATGAATCAGCCCTTCATGCGATTGTAATCCAAGATGAATCTCCTTCAAATTACAAAGGCGTCAAAGCAGTAACTTCATCAATCCCGATAAAACCACCCCAATTCGCTGTTATGAAGAGCGTGAATTATCTCCCAAATGTACTGTCAAAAATGGAGGCGGAAGAAAATGACGCTTATGCCGCTATTTGGCTGGATGACGAAGGATACATTGCCGAAGGGCCTAATATGAACGTGGCTTTTGTTACGAAAGACAACGAGCTTGTGATGCCTAAATTTGACAAAATTCTCAGTGGGTGCACTGCAAAGAGAGTTCTAGTTCTTGCTGAAGGGCTGGTGGATGAGGGAAAAATTCGAGGGATACGAGTGGGAGACATGACCACAGAGGAAGGGAAGCAAGCAAATGAAATGATGCTTATTGGAAGTGGAGTACTTGTTCGTGCAGTAACACAATGGGACGATCAAGTAATTGGCGATG GCAATGAAGGCCCGGTAGCTCGAACTCTGCTGAATCTGATACTCGAGGACATGAAATCAGGACCGGCCACAGTGAGAATTCCGGTTCCGTATTAA
- the LOC140968313 gene encoding 8-hydroxygeraniol oxidoreductase-like isoform X1 has product MTNTSSSPGIIRCKAAVVWKSGEPLKVEEIEVDPPKSYEIRIKMLCASMCHTDILCCKGLPVPLFPRIPGHEGVGMIESVGDKVTNLNKGDTVMPLYLGECGECLNCSSGKTNLCHKYPISLTGLLRDGTSRISINGERIYHHFSCSTWSEYVVIEACYTYKVDPRVSLPHASFLCCGFTTGFGAAFREITLEKGSAVAVIGLGAVGLGAAKGAQMQGAGKIIGIDINDLKEEKGKAFGITDFINPKSSGKSVSDLIKDATGGLGVDFCFECTGVPDLLNEAVDGSKVGLGTTVFIGAGLKTSGELKYIPLLCGRTVKGSIYGGVRPRSDLPKIVENCINKEFNLDELITHEVSLDEINKGFEYMKHPKSVKVVIKF; this is encoded by the exons ATGACTAACACTAGCAGCAGCCCAGGAATCATAAGATGCAAGG CTGCGGTGGTATGGAAATCTGGGGAGCCACTGAAAGTGGAAGAGATAGAAGTGGATCCACCAAAATCATATGAAATTAGGATCAAAATGCTTTGTGCTAGCATGTGCCACACTGATATCCTGTGCTGCAAGGGCCTCCCTGTT CCTTTGTTTCCTCGGATTCCCGGTCACGAAGGGGTCGG AATGATTGAGAGTGTGGGGGATAAGGTTACAAACTTGAACAAAGGAGATACGGTGATGCCACTTTATCTTGGAGAATGTGGGGAATGCCTCAACTGCAGTTCAGGGAAGACGAATTTATGCCACAAATATCCCATCAGTTTAACTGGCCTGCTGCGGGATGGCACATCAAGAATATCTATTAACGGGGAAAGAATTTACCACCACTTTAGCTGCTCGACGTGGTCCGAATACGTAGTCATAGAGGCCTGTTACACGTACAAGGTCGATCCCAGGGTGTCGCTTCCACATGCCAGTTTCCTTTGTTGTGGTTTTACTACAGGTTTTGGAGCAGCATTTAGAGAAATCACTCTTGAGAAAGGCTCAGCTGTCGCTGTCATTGGCCTCGGTGCTGTCGGACTCGGA GCTGCCAAGGGAGCACAAATGCAAGGGGCGGGGAAAATAATCGGGATCGATATAAACGATTTGAAGGAGGAGAAAGGAAAAGCTTTCGGGATTACAGACTTCATCAACCCCAAAAGTTCAGGTAAATCTGTATCCGACTTGATCAAAGATGCTACGGGGGGGCTTGGAGTCGATTTCTGCTTCGAGTGCACTGGAGTCCCAGACTTGCTCAATGAAGCCGTCGATGGTTCAAAAGTG GGGCTCGGGACGACGGTGTTCATCGGCGCAGGGCTCAAGACGAGTGGCGAGCTCAAATACATTCCGCTCTTGTGTGGTAGGACTGTGAAGGGTTCAATCTATGGAGGAGTAAGGCCTCGATCAGACCTCCCAAAAATAGTAGAAAATTGTATCAACAAg GAATTTAATCTTGATGAGCTGATAACTCATGAGGTTTCACTTGATGAGATTAACAAAGGGTTCGAGTACATGAAGCATCCCAAGAGTGTCAAAGTTGTGATTAAATTTTAG
- the LOC140968313 gene encoding 8-hydroxygeraniol oxidoreductase-like isoform X2, which yields MLCASMCHTDILCCKGLPVPLFPRIPGHEGVGMIESVGDKVTNLNKGDTVMPLYLGECGECLNCSSGKTNLCHKYPISLTGLLRDGTSRISINGERIYHHFSCSTWSEYVVIEACYTYKVDPRVSLPHASFLCCGFTTGFGAAFREITLEKGSAVAVIGLGAVGLGAAKGAQMQGAGKIIGIDINDLKEEKGKAFGITDFINPKSSGKSVSDLIKDATGGLGVDFCFECTGVPDLLNEAVDGSKVGLGTTVFIGAGLKTSGELKYIPLLCGRTVKGSIYGGVRPRSDLPKIVENCINKEFNLDELITHEVSLDEINKGFEYMKHPKSVKVVIKF from the exons ATGCTTTGTGCTAGCATGTGCCACACTGATATCCTGTGCTGCAAGGGCCTCCCTGTT CCTTTGTTTCCTCGGATTCCCGGTCACGAAGGGGTCGG AATGATTGAGAGTGTGGGGGATAAGGTTACAAACTTGAACAAAGGAGATACGGTGATGCCACTTTATCTTGGAGAATGTGGGGAATGCCTCAACTGCAGTTCAGGGAAGACGAATTTATGCCACAAATATCCCATCAGTTTAACTGGCCTGCTGCGGGATGGCACATCAAGAATATCTATTAACGGGGAAAGAATTTACCACCACTTTAGCTGCTCGACGTGGTCCGAATACGTAGTCATAGAGGCCTGTTACACGTACAAGGTCGATCCCAGGGTGTCGCTTCCACATGCCAGTTTCCTTTGTTGTGGTTTTACTACAGGTTTTGGAGCAGCATTTAGAGAAATCACTCTTGAGAAAGGCTCAGCTGTCGCTGTCATTGGCCTCGGTGCTGTCGGACTCGGA GCTGCCAAGGGAGCACAAATGCAAGGGGCGGGGAAAATAATCGGGATCGATATAAACGATTTGAAGGAGGAGAAAGGAAAAGCTTTCGGGATTACAGACTTCATCAACCCCAAAAGTTCAGGTAAATCTGTATCCGACTTGATCAAAGATGCTACGGGGGGGCTTGGAGTCGATTTCTGCTTCGAGTGCACTGGAGTCCCAGACTTGCTCAATGAAGCCGTCGATGGTTCAAAAGTG GGGCTCGGGACGACGGTGTTCATCGGCGCAGGGCTCAAGACGAGTGGCGAGCTCAAATACATTCCGCTCTTGTGTGGTAGGACTGTGAAGGGTTCAATCTATGGAGGAGTAAGGCCTCGATCAGACCTCCCAAAAATAGTAGAAAATTGTATCAACAAg GAATTTAATCTTGATGAGCTGATAACTCATGAGGTTTCACTTGATGAGATTAACAAAGGGTTCGAGTACATGAAGCATCCCAAGAGTGTCAAAGTTGTGATTAAATTTTAG